One region of Pogona vitticeps strain Pit_001003342236 chromosome 1, PviZW2.1, whole genome shotgun sequence genomic DNA includes:
- the C1H11orf91 gene encoding uncharacterized protein C11orf91 homolog, with product MSHQQRPPPPLRPPPPLYFPSLYDRTAQTATLADCNLWRKLFVPLRGGDTGSAGPQRPPPGLGLLPSTNDCCCPAPWPAGLAPIPYEPLRFFCSATESTPQRETGTQQQQQAEREICELGIRLKELELLALTGDGSDPQQYKLLKALKDERTQDVKTGLTLKKYSPAS from the exons ATGAGCCACCAGCAACGACCTCCGCCACCCCTTCGGCCACCACCCCCTCTCTACTTTCCTTCCCTTTATGACCGAACAGCGCAAACCGCCACCCTAGCTGACTGCAATCTCTGGCGGAAGCTTTTTGTGCCATTACGAGGGGGTGACACAGGTTCTGCTGGGCCCCAAAGACCTCCACCTGGGCTGGGGCTTCTCCCCTCTACCAATGATTGCTGCTGCCCAGCACCCTGGCCAGCCGGCCTGGCCCCCATCCCATATGAGCCACTGCGTTTCTTCTGCTCTGCTACCGAGAGTACTCCTCAGCGTGAAACTgggacacagcagcagcagcaggccgAGCGGGAGATCTGTGAACTTGGCATCCGCCTGAAGGAGCTGGAACTGCTGGCGCTCACTGGGGATGGCTCAGACCCACAGCAAT ATAAGCTTCTAAAGGCACTCAAAGATGAGAGGACTCAAGATGTAAAGACAGGACTGACCTTGAAGAAATATTCACCTGCATCATGA